Proteins from a genomic interval of Gordonia sp. SL306:
- a CDS encoding ArsR/SmtB family transcription factor produces MDSQERDCAATTADRGVVGAVECAAAGDLLRALASPTRIAIVLLLRERPQCVHEIVGALEVSQPLVSQHLRVLKDAGVVRGHRTGREIVYELVDHHLAHIVTDALAHAMEVSDGTATEMIPDAAGTVAE; encoded by the coding sequence ATGGACTCCCAGGAACGAGATTGCGCAGCCACCACCGCCGACCGCGGTGTCGTCGGCGCGGTGGAGTGCGCGGCCGCCGGCGACCTCCTGCGCGCGCTGGCATCGCCGACCCGCATCGCCATCGTCCTGCTCCTGCGCGAGCGTCCGCAGTGTGTCCACGAGATCGTCGGCGCCCTGGAGGTCAGTCAGCCTCTGGTGAGCCAGCATCTTCGAGTCCTCAAGGACGCCGGCGTGGTGCGGGGCCACCGGACGGGTCGGGAGATCGTCTACGAACTCGTCGATCACCACCTCGCCCACATCGTGACCGACGCGCTCGCGCACGCAATGGAGGTCTCCGACGGCACGGCGACCGAGATGATTCCCGATGCCGCGGGCACGGTGGCCGAATGA